Proteins encoded in a region of the Zunongwangia endophytica genome:
- a CDS encoding SusC/RagA family TonB-linked outer membrane protein, translating into MKTNFRNYLTMFFLILSIGISNEIYAQDLKTISGTVSSEADGIPLSGVNIFVEGTNYATVSDFDGNFTIEAPSDATLTVSYIGFTTKTIEVDGRSTIDIQMQDDVQALSDVVVVGYGKVKKTDLTGSVGTVGGEDLAERNMTNPLEALQGNVPGVQISNSTGRIGDGFDITIRGKNSISGNVSPLYVVDGVPTNSIDFLNPQDIERMDILKDASSTAIYGSRGSNGVVIISTKDGAGAKAGFNVSFDNFVGVREVTRLPELMSPEKWWGYHQSAYLPTAAKDPLTGTVTPETLRDAVSGGGNNSELFNRVANGESFDWYDEVLKTGIQQNHYLNVSGRSDNGVGYNLGLGYQKETGNIENESLEKYTLKLGINHQVTDKVSYGTNLTITLLEQNFGSDVAMRDAFRLNPYLSPYGLDGELYPLPGKLQDNDGNFLINKTSTYNPILNINNTTDVNKSWNILSSTYFQYDPLEWLELKTTFSTGIENYRIGRSWGAQTSVGIDNDNLPSAEIQNGENFNYTWDNQFNINHQFNEDHNVNLLGLFSLYSAEGETSSQSARRIPFETKFYNIGSGDPGTYDMNSNYQKQTLASYALRANYSLMDKYLLTASARWDGSSLLADNWDSFFSGALAWKLKQENFLKDVDAISTLKLRVSYGFTGNNIIAPYSTINTLDSRYFYDFGGQVTTGWVPGSLANPFLKWEKTREVNFGIDFGFLNNRIEGSVDYYDKLSDDLLLEQQLPLESGWDNITANIGSVSNKGVEIALTTRNIQTSDFSWTTNFTFTRNVNAIESIYGQDQVDDIGNNLFIGESIDAHYNYKFNGIWQADEVDEAAGYGMEEGQEKLVDVNNDGRYTPEDRIILGSSNPDWSGSLFTNFRYKNWDLSASLITNQGVLVYSNFHSNFADVRDRGRQKLDLNWYIPENGAGIPAQVSNTYPQARNEGSFWRNDGVGYYHEASFVKVKNIGLGYNISDKMLDNLNLKKLRVYANVLNPFVFTDYEGYDPEWAGASLNTGRPSSITYQLGFNLNF; encoded by the coding sequence ATGAAAACGAACTTTAGAAATTATCTAACGATGTTTTTTTTAATCCTGTCCATTGGAATTTCCAATGAAATTTATGCGCAGGATTTAAAAACAATATCCGGTACCGTAAGCTCTGAAGCAGATGGTATTCCTCTTTCGGGAGTGAATATTTTTGTGGAAGGAACAAATTACGCTACGGTATCAGATTTTGATGGAAATTTTACAATTGAAGCTCCATCAGATGCGACACTAACTGTAAGTTATATAGGCTTTACAACGAAAACGATTGAAGTGGATGGCAGATCAACTATAGATATTCAAATGCAGGACGATGTTCAGGCATTAAGTGATGTTGTAGTTGTTGGTTACGGAAAGGTGAAAAAGACAGATTTAACAGGATCTGTAGGAACAGTAGGAGGTGAAGACTTAGCTGAAAGGAATATGACCAATCCTCTAGAGGCCTTACAGGGTAATGTTCCCGGAGTACAGATTAGCAATTCTACCGGTAGAATTGGAGATGGTTTTGATATTACCATTCGAGGTAAAAATTCTATTAGCGGGAATGTTTCTCCTTTATATGTTGTAGATGGAGTGCCTACAAATAGCATTGATTTTTTGAATCCTCAGGATATTGAGCGAATGGATATCTTGAAGGATGCATCATCTACTGCGATTTATGGTTCAAGAGGTTCAAACGGAGTAGTGATTATATCCACTAAGGACGGAGCGGGAGCTAAAGCTGGCTTCAATGTTTCTTTCGATAATTTTGTTGGTGTACGTGAGGTTACTCGTTTGCCTGAATTAATGTCTCCGGAAAAATGGTGGGGATATCATCAATCGGCTTACTTACCAACCGCAGCCAAAGATCCGTTAACGGGAACAGTTACACCAGAAACGCTAAGAGATGCGGTTTCAGGTGGTGGTAATAATTCAGAATTATTCAATAGAGTAGCTAATGGTGAGTCTTTTGATTGGTACGATGAGGTTCTTAAAACAGGAATTCAACAAAATCATTATCTAAATGTTTCAGGAAGATCAGATAATGGAGTTGGTTATAACTTAGGTTTGGGTTATCAAAAAGAGACCGGAAATATCGAAAATGAGAGTTTAGAAAAATATACTCTTAAATTAGGTATTAATCATCAGGTAACGGACAAAGTATCTTACGGTACTAATCTTACGATTACTTTATTGGAACAAAACTTCGGTAGTGATGTCGCCATGCGTGATGCATTTAGATTAAACCCTTATTTGAGTCCGTATGGATTGGATGGTGAACTTTATCCATTACCAGGAAAACTTCAGGATAATGACGGAAACTTTTTAATCAATAAAACAAGTACGTATAATCCTATTCTGAATATAAATAATACTACCGATGTTAATAAAAGCTGGAATATTCTTTCCAGTACTTATTTTCAATATGATCCTTTAGAGTGGTTAGAATTGAAAACAACTTTTTCAACAGGAATTGAAAATTACAGAATTGGAAGATCTTGGGGTGCACAAACTTCAGTAGGTATTGATAATGATAATTTACCTTCGGCTGAAATCCAGAATGGAGAAAATTTCAATTATACATGGGATAACCAGTTCAATATAAATCATCAGTTTAACGAAGATCATAACGTAAACTTACTTGGATTATTTAGTCTTTATTCTGCCGAAGGAGAAACATCTTCTCAGTCTGCCAGAAGAATTCCATTTGAAACTAAATTCTATAACATCGGTAGTGGTGATCCTGGTACTTATGATATGAATTCTAATTACCAGAAGCAAACGCTGGCATCTTATGCTTTAAGAGCCAATTATTCGCTTATGGATAAGTATTTACTAACCGCTTCTGCTAGATGGGATGGCTCGTCTTTGCTAGCAGATAACTGGGATAGCTTTTTTTCTGGAGCATTAGCATGGAAGCTAAAGCAGGAAAATTTTCTTAAAGATGTAGATGCTATTTCAACCCTTAAGTTGAGAGTAAGTTATGGATTTACAGGAAATAATATTATTGCTCCATATTCAACTATAAATACTTTAGATTCTCGATATTTCTATGATTTCGGCGGTCAGGTAACCACGGGTTGGGTGCCGGGTTCTTTAGCTAATCCATTTTTAAAGTGGGAAAAAACCAGAGAAGTTAATTTTGGGATAGATTTTGGATTCCTGAATAATAGAATAGAGGGTAGTGTAGATTATTACGATAAACTTTCAGACGATCTATTATTAGAACAACAATTGCCATTGGAAAGTGGATGGGATAATATTACAGCAAATATAGGCTCAGTAAGTAATAAAGGGGTAGAGATTGCATTAACAACCAGAAACATTCAAACATCAGATTTTAGCTGGACCACAAATTTCACCTTTACTAGAAACGTAAATGCTATCGAATCGATTTACGGTCAGGATCAGGTAGATGATATTGGTAATAACTTGTTTATAGGGGAGTCTATAGATGCGCATTATAATTATAAGTTTAATGGTATCTGGCAGGCAGATGAAGTGGACGAAGCTGCCGGTTATGGAATGGAAGAAGGACAGGAGAAATTGGTAGATGTTAATAATGATGGCCGGTATACTCCAGAAGATAGAATTATTCTTGGATCTTCAAATCCAGATTGGTCAGGGAGTTTATTTACCAATTTTAGATATAAAAACTGGGATTTATCAGCATCGTTAATCACTAATCAAGGAGTGTTGGTGTACAGTAATTTCCACTCTAACTTTGCAGATGTAAGAGATCGTGGTCGCCAAAAACTAGACTTAAATTGGTATATTCCAGAAAACGGTGCGGGTATTCCTGCACAAGTATCAAATACATATCCACAGGCAAGAAATGAAGGTTCTTTTTGGAGAAATGATGGAGTTGGATATTATCATGAAGCATCTTTCGTAAAGGTCAAAAACATTGGTTTAGGATATAATATATCTGATAAAATGCTAGATAATTTGAACCTGAAGAAATTGAGAGTTTATGCAAATGTTTTAAATCCATTTGTGTTTACAGATTATGAGGGATATGATCCAGAGTGGGCCGGAGCATCTTTAAATACTGGTAGGCCTAGTTCGATTACATATCAGTTAGGATTTAATTTAAATTTTTAG
- a CDS encoding glycoside hydrolase family 28 protein: MKKLLLVFTIITAFMACKTHSEKNKKDNMENEISETDIWKKADKIIADITVPQFKDQLFDITEYGAVADGTTNNSEAFKKAIAACNEAGGGKVIVPEGKFLTGPIHLKSNVNLHLNEGSEVLFSKDAKDYLPAVHTSYEGVELMNYSPLIYAYEQENIAVTGKGTFDGQADNDNWWPWSGAERYGHKEGEAHQKQDHNLPALRKMNEKNTPVSERNFGEGHQLRPTFFQPFGCENVLVKDVTFTNAPFWVIHPIKSNNVTVDGVTVNSHGPNNDGCDPEYAKNVHIKNCLFNTGDDCIAIKSGRNNDGRRVAIPSENIVVEDCNMKDGHGGVVMGSEISAGVRNVYVRNCIMDSPNLDRAIRIKTNTLRGGFVDGVYVKNIEVGQVKEAMLKVNLHYGIYDNQEGEFFPNISNIYLEDINVENAGKYGILIIGREGSKISNINLKNITIKGAETATKITDADPVNYENVTINGSKMK, translated from the coding sequence ATGAAAAAACTGCTCTTAGTTTTTACGATTATTACGGCTTTTATGGCCTGTAAAACTCATTCTGAAAAGAATAAGAAGGACAATATGGAAAACGAAATATCAGAAACTGATATTTGGAAGAAAGCAGATAAAATTATCGCAGATATTACAGTGCCTCAGTTCAAAGATCAATTGTTTGATATTACAGAATACGGAGCGGTTGCAGATGGTACAACTAATAATTCTGAAGCATTTAAAAAGGCGATTGCAGCTTGTAATGAAGCAGGGGGAGGTAAAGTTATAGTTCCTGAAGGAAAATTTCTTACAGGTCCTATTCATCTAAAAAGTAATGTGAATTTACATTTAAACGAAGGCTCAGAGGTTTTATTCAGTAAAGATGCAAAAGATTATCTGCCGGCAGTTCATACCTCTTATGAAGGTGTAGAATTAATGAATTATTCGCCTTTAATCTATGCTTACGAACAGGAAAATATTGCTGTTACTGGTAAAGGAACATTTGATGGCCAGGCCGACAATGATAACTGGTGGCCATGGTCTGGTGCAGAGCGTTATGGACATAAGGAAGGTGAGGCGCATCAAAAGCAAGATCACAATTTACCCGCACTAAGAAAAATGAATGAAAAAAATACGCCAGTTTCAGAACGAAATTTTGGAGAGGGACACCAATTGCGTCCAACATTTTTTCAGCCTTTTGGTTGCGAAAACGTTCTAGTTAAGGATGTAACTTTTACTAACGCCCCTTTTTGGGTAATTCATCCTATCAAATCAAATAACGTAACTGTAGATGGTGTAACCGTTAATAGTCATGGCCCTAATAACGATGGATGTGATCCAGAATACGCAAAAAATGTACATATTAAAAATTGTTTATTTAACACAGGGGATGATTGTATAGCTATTAAATCTGGCCGAAATAATGATGGAAGGCGTGTCGCTATTCCTAGTGAAAATATCGTTGTTGAAGATTGTAATATGAAGGATGGTCACGGAGGTGTTGTTATGGGAAGTGAAATTTCTGCCGGTGTTCGTAACGTTTATGTAAGAAATTGTATCATGGATAGTCCCAACTTAGATCGTGCGATTCGTATAAAAACAAACACTCTAAGAGGTGGTTTTGTGGATGGAGTTTATGTTAAAAATATTGAAGTAGGACAGGTGAAAGAAGCTATGCTTAAAGTAAATCTTCATTACGGAATTTATGATAACCAAGAGGGCGAGTTCTTTCCAAATATTTCTAATATCTATCTAGAAGACATTAATGTAGAGAATGCAGGAAAATATGGAATCTTAATTATTGGACGTGAGGGCTCGAAAATTTCGAACATTAATCTTAAGAATATAACCATTAAAGGAGCAGAAACTGCTACAAAAATCACCGATGCTGATCCTGTTAATTACGAAAATGTAACTATAAACGGTTCAAAAATGAAATAG
- a CDS encoding LacI family DNA-binding transcriptional regulator, which translates to MAEKVTIYDISKKLKISAATVSRALNDNPKISQKTRELVMETAAAMNYKQNRLAQALKSGRTNNVGVIVPYINRSFFSSVIRGIEEELSPHGYHVIICQTHEDVRNEVKQIDTLLNTQVDGIFMSVAKTTQDTSHIKKTIAENTPLIFFDRKKDVEGLSSVVIDDFKGGYLATEHLINQGCKKIAHFSGDLNLEIYKNRHEGYIKALRDHKITPLKRFSVQVNSKLESGASAIKDLWEFDEKPDAIFSSSDYAALGAIQELKANGIKIPEEVCVVGFSNEPFTKYMELPITSVDQTPLEMGKIAAQVFLEQTKESQTLTTEKKVVLAPELYVRDSSNRKL; encoded by the coding sequence ATGGCAGAGAAAGTTACTATTTATGACATTTCCAAAAAGCTAAAAATTAGTGCAGCAACTGTTTCTAGAGCGTTGAATGACAATCCTAAAATTAGTCAGAAAACTCGGGAATTGGTTATGGAAACGGCAGCAGCGATGAATTATAAGCAAAATCGACTTGCCCAAGCATTAAAAAGCGGCCGTACAAATAATGTAGGGGTTATCGTTCCGTATATAAATCGCAGTTTTTTCTCTAGTGTGATACGTGGTATTGAAGAAGAATTATCACCACACGGTTATCATGTAATTATCTGTCAAACGCATGAAGATGTTCGTAATGAGGTTAAACAAATTGACACATTACTAAACACTCAGGTAGATGGTATTTTTATGTCTGTTGCAAAAACCACACAGGATACGTCGCACATAAAAAAAACAATTGCAGAAAATACTCCGCTAATTTTCTTTGACCGTAAAAAGGATGTAGAAGGTTTAAGCTCGGTAGTAATAGACGATTTCAAAGGAGGTTATTTAGCTACCGAACATCTTATAAACCAAGGTTGTAAAAAAATAGCTCACTTTTCTGGAGATTTAAATTTAGAAATTTATAAGAATAGACACGAAGGTTATATAAAAGCCCTCAGGGATCACAAGATTACACCTTTAAAAAGATTTAGTGTTCAGGTAAATAGTAAACTGGAATCTGGTGCGTCAGCAATTAAAGATTTATGGGAGTTTGATGAAAAGCCCGATGCAATATTTTCTTCTAGTGATTATGCGGCTTTAGGTGCAATCCAAGAATTAAAAGCAAATGGAATTAAAATACCTGAAGAAGTATGTGTGGTTGGTTTCAGTAACGAGCCATTTACAAAATACATGGAATTACCGATTACCTCTGTCGATCAAACGCCACTTGAAATGGGTAAGATTGCAGCTCAGGTTTTCTTAGAACAAACGAAAGAGAGCCAGACACTTACTACAGAAAAGAAAGTTGTGCTGGCTCCCGAGCTTTATGTTAGAGATTCTTCTAATAGAAAATTATAA
- a CDS encoding UxaA family hydrolase — protein MKNKLIKVHPDDNVAIALIDLWQGDKINFEGEDVIILSDVKAKHKITMVDLEPESKIFMYGVLVGKATSSIKRGDVLTVDNVKHQASTTTGKTESPSYKKPDISKWKDKTFMGYHREDGQVGTANTWLFFPLVFCENRNVELLKDVFEKELSLHKSTKQRKLLRNLISGNDIDFNEEETEKEEEVFSNVNVRFITHQGGCGGIRQDAVSLSKLLAGYVNNPNVAGATVLSLGCQNLQIDIFQNALDAINPDLKKPVLIYEQQQEGTIDDMLNKIIQESFQGIKKANEIQRKPAPLSKLKLGLECGGSDGFSGISANPSLGYASDLLAALGGSPILSEFPELCGVEQELVNRIVDDEKAKRFLELMRAYEDAAEASGSGFDMNPSPGNIKDGLITDAMKSAGAAKKGGTSPIQDILDYGEYVTKPGLNLLCTPGNDVESTTAMVGSGANVVVFTTGLGTPTGNPITPVIKLSSNSILAARMPDIIDIDSGAVIKGEKTIEEMGEEILEYIIDVASGEITSKADQNNQNDFIPWKRGVSL, from the coding sequence ATGAAGAATAAATTAATTAAAGTACATCCAGACGATAATGTAGCTATTGCCTTGATAGATCTTTGGCAGGGTGATAAGATAAATTTTGAGGGCGAAGATGTAATCATACTTTCTGATGTTAAAGCGAAGCATAAAATTACGATGGTTGATCTAGAACCTGAAAGTAAAATTTTTATGTATGGCGTGTTGGTAGGAAAAGCGACTAGCAGCATTAAGAGAGGGGACGTACTTACAGTAGATAATGTAAAGCATCAAGCGAGTACAACTACCGGCAAAACCGAAAGTCCAAGCTACAAAAAGCCAGACATTTCTAAATGGAAGGACAAAACCTTTATGGGCTATCATCGTGAAGATGGTCAGGTAGGCACAGCGAATACGTGGTTATTTTTTCCTTTAGTTTTTTGCGAAAATCGAAATGTGGAATTATTGAAAGATGTTTTTGAAAAAGAATTATCACTTCATAAGTCTACCAAGCAGCGAAAATTATTGAGAAATCTAATTAGTGGTAACGATATAGATTTTAATGAAGAAGAAACTGAAAAGGAAGAAGAGGTTTTTAGTAATGTAAATGTTCGTTTTATAACCCATCAAGGAGGTTGCGGTGGTATACGCCAAGATGCTGTTTCTTTATCTAAACTTTTAGCGGGATACGTAAATAATCCAAATGTTGCGGGAGCAACTGTGCTAAGTTTAGGATGCCAGAATTTACAAATAGATATTTTTCAGAATGCACTGGATGCTATAAATCCAGATTTGAAAAAGCCGGTATTAATTTACGAGCAGCAGCAGGAGGGAACTATTGATGATATGCTGAATAAAATTATCCAAGAATCTTTTCAGGGTATTAAAAAAGCAAACGAAATTCAACGAAAACCAGCACCGTTATCAAAACTTAAATTAGGTTTAGAATGTGGTGGATCTGATGGATTTTCAGGAATTTCAGCAAATCCTTCATTAGGTTACGCGTCAGATTTATTGGCAGCCTTAGGAGGTTCACCTATTTTATCTGAATTTCCTGAATTGTGCGGGGTTGAACAGGAATTGGTAAATAGAATTGTTGATGATGAAAAAGCCAAGCGTTTTCTTGAATTAATGCGAGCTTATGAAGATGCGGCTGAAGCTTCTGGATCTGGTTTCGATATGAATCCGTCTCCCGGTAACATTAAAGACGGTTTGATAACTGATGCTATGAAATCTGCCGGAGCTGCCAAAAAAGGAGGAACATCACCTATTCAGGATATTTTGGATTACGGAGAATATGTGACTAAACCAGGATTAAATTTATTGTGCACACCGGGGAACGATGTTGAAAGTACAACAGCTATGGTAGGTTCTGGCGCAAATGTGGTTGTTTTCACCACAGGTTTGGGTACGCCAACAGGAAATCCAATAACGCCTGTAATTAAGCTTTCATCAAACTCAATTTTAGCAGCTCGAATGCCTGATATTATCGATATAGATAGCGGAGCTGTGATTAAGGGAGAAAAAACGATCGAAGAGATGGGAGAAGAAATTTTGGAATATATAATTGATGTCGCTAGTGGGGAGATTACCTCAAAAGCAGATCAAAATAACCAAAATGACTTTATTCCGTGGAAACGTGGAGTTTCTTTATAA
- a CDS encoding tagaturonate reductase — MEKLNRKNANLTSTLPIKVVQFGEGNFLRAFVDFVIDKLNKEADFNAGVAVIQPLAGGLVEMLNEQDGLYNLFMKGVKQGKEIQEQRTISCIQKGINPYKNYEDYLKLAEEEALEFVISNTTEAGIAYDESDTLEGTPHKSFPAKLTALLYRRFKHFNGDSAKGLTIIPCELINYNADTLKKIILQYAELWKLEADFVAWINNSNSFHNTLVDRIVPGYPKADIDAYQSELQFEDKLIVSAEVFLLWVIEGGETLKAKIPFDKIEENIIVVKDMQPYRTRKVRILNGAHTTMVPFSILFGNETVKETVDHDFTGAFVKEAIFKEIIPTLSLSEEELKAFAEEVLDRFRNPFIKHQLASIALNSISKFKVRVLPSLLAFQKDCNRLPLHLTFAFACLIRFYRGEWNNHTLPINDDDAVVAELKRVWEMHSYQEISGEILKNEKFWDSDLTKVPGLQDNIALALELIETKGIEEGYKNFTEKATI, encoded by the coding sequence ATGGAAAAATTGAACCGAAAAAACGCAAATCTTACATCGACGCTACCAATAAAGGTAGTGCAGTTTGGCGAAGGAAACTTTTTGAGAGCCTTTGTAGATTTTGTGATTGATAAATTAAATAAAGAAGCCGATTTTAATGCTGGGGTTGCTGTAATTCAACCTTTAGCCGGCGGACTTGTAGAAATGCTGAATGAGCAGGATGGGTTATATAACCTGTTTATGAAAGGAGTGAAGCAGGGCAAGGAAATTCAGGAGCAACGAACAATTTCCTGTATTCAAAAAGGAATAAATCCTTATAAAAATTACGAAGATTACTTAAAATTAGCTGAAGAAGAAGCTTTAGAATTCGTGATTTCTAATACTACAGAAGCAGGTATTGCTTACGATGAAAGCGATACATTAGAAGGAACACCGCACAAAAGTTTTCCTGCTAAATTGACAGCACTTTTATATAGAAGATTTAAACATTTTAACGGAGATTCAGCTAAAGGATTAACGATTATTCCTTGCGAGTTGATTAATTATAATGCCGATACCTTAAAGAAAATTATACTTCAATATGCAGAATTATGGAAATTAGAAGCCGATTTCGTAGCTTGGATCAATAACAGTAATAGTTTTCACAACACCTTAGTAGATCGAATTGTTCCTGGGTATCCTAAAGCTGATATTGATGCATATCAAAGTGAACTTCAGTTTGAAGATAAATTGATTGTTTCCGCAGAAGTATTTTTACTTTGGGTAATCGAAGGAGGAGAAACTTTAAAAGCAAAGATTCCATTTGATAAAATTGAAGAAAATATTATCGTAGTAAAAGATATGCAGCCCTATCGAACCAGAAAAGTTCGAATTTTAAACGGCGCGCACACCACTATGGTTCCTTTTTCTATTCTCTTCGGAAATGAAACCGTTAAAGAAACTGTAGATCATGACTTTACGGGAGCCTTTGTAAAAGAAGCAATTTTTAAAGAAATAATCCCAACACTATCATTATCTGAAGAGGAGCTGAAAGCTTTTGCTGAAGAAGTTTTAGACCGTTTTAGAAATCCTTTTATTAAGCACCAATTAGCAAGTATCGCTTTAAATTCAATTTCAAAATTTAAAGTTAGAGTCTTACCTAGTTTATTAGCTTTTCAGAAAGATTGCAATCGATTACCTTTGCATCTTACTTTTGCATTCGCTTGTTTAATAAGATTTTATAGAGGCGAATGGAATAATCATACTTTGCCGATTAATGATGATGATGCGGTTGTTGCTGAACTCAAAAGAGTTTGGGAAATGCACAGTTATCAGGAAATTAGCGGAGAAATATTGAAAAACGAAAAATTTTGGGACAGCGATCTAACAAAAGTTCCAGGTTTACAAGACAACATTGCCTTAGCTTTAGAATTGATTGAAACTAAAGGTATAGAGGAAGGATATAAAAATTTTACTGAAAAAGCTACAATCTAG
- a CDS encoding TRAP transporter large permease encodes MITEILILVISFVILLSIGVPVAWSIGISCLVTILFSIDPIASFTTVSQRMATGLDSFSLLAIPFFILAGQIMNQGGIANRLIKFAKALIGSLPGGLIYVNVIAAMLFGAISGSAVAAASAIGGILGPPMEKENYSKEFGAAINVTASTTGLIIPPSNVLIVYSLASGGVSIASLFLAGYIPGILMGLALMLVASVWIKKKKYPPGTKSSFKLITVSFLDALPSLLLLVVVIGGIVSGIFTATEASGIAVLYTLILATIYREINLKKLYNIFLSSVGTTSIVLLLIATSMSMSWVMSFENIPQTVSDLLLGLSENKYVILIIINLLLLFVGTFMDMTPAVLIFTPILLPVMQNLGVDPVHFGMIMVMNLCVGLCTPPVGAVLFIGVGVAKTTIQKVMKPLLPLYVVMFIVLLLVTYIPEISLWLPKLFE; translated from the coding sequence ATGATTACAGAAATACTCATTTTGGTCATTTCTTTCGTGATCTTATTAAGTATAGGAGTGCCTGTAGCATGGTCTATTGGAATTTCATGTTTGGTTACGATTTTATTTTCTATCGATCCAATCGCTTCATTTACTACAGTATCCCAACGCATGGCCACAGGCCTAGATAGCTTTTCGCTATTGGCGATTCCGTTTTTTATTCTGGCGGGACAAATAATGAATCAGGGGGGAATCGCGAATCGCTTAATTAAATTTGCGAAAGCTTTGATTGGCTCCTTGCCCGGTGGTTTAATCTATGTAAATGTGATTGCTGCCATGTTATTTGGAGCTATTTCTGGATCTGCAGTTGCGGCCGCTTCTGCTATTGGAGGGATCTTAGGACCGCCAATGGAGAAAGAGAACTATTCTAAAGAATTTGGAGCTGCGATAAATGTAACTGCATCGACAACGGGATTGATTATTCCACCTTCAAACGTGCTAATTGTGTATTCGTTAGCTAGTGGTGGCGTTTCTATTGCGAGTTTATTTTTAGCGGGATATATTCCGGGTATTTTAATGGGATTGGCGTTAATGCTAGTTGCTTCAGTATGGATAAAAAAGAAGAAATATCCTCCGGGAACCAAATCTAGCTTTAAGCTAATTACAGTTAGTTTTCTTGATGCTTTACCAAGTTTGTTATTATTGGTAGTAGTTATTGGAGGAATTGTTTCCGGAATCTTTACAGCTACAGAAGCTTCAGGAATTGCTGTGCTTTATACTTTGATTCTAGCGACAATCTACCGTGAAATAAACCTCAAAAAACTATATAATATTTTCCTAAGTTCAGTAGGAACCACTTCAATTGTATTATTACTTATAGCAACCTCTATGAGTATGAGCTGGGTAATGTCTTTTGAAAACATTCCGCAGACCGTTAGCGATCTACTATTAGGCTTAAGCGAGAATAAATATGTTATTCTTATTATAATCAATTTGCTCTTACTTTTTGTAGGAACGTTTATGGATATGACGCCAGCCGTATTAATTTTTACACCAATTTTACTTCCTGTTATGCAGAATTTAGGTGTAGATCCTGTGCATTTCGGGATGATTATGGTAATGAATTTATGTGTTGGATTATGTACACCGCCAGTAGGAGCCGTACTCTTTATTGGGGTAGGAGTAGCGAAGACGACCATCCAAAAAGTAATGAAACCCTTGTTACCATTGTACGTGGTTATGTTTATTGTTTTATTATTAGTGACTTATATCCCAGAAATTAGCCTTTGGCTGCCAAAATTATTTGAATAA